CAGGACAGGAAATGAGTTAAAAGTCCAGTCACACTCTGACTGGTGCTAGACAGCATGATTCACTTACAGTTTACCTATTTCAGAGATCAGATTCGTTTGTCGGTCCATCTGTGTACAGTTACATACATCACATGAAAATGCACATCTTGAAGCTGTAATTTTTCCTCCCTGTACCTCCTAGAATAGAAATCTTACAGCcataagttgttgttttttaaatctttgtatttttgtgttggTCCAAGTTGACATGGAACCAGTTTTCCTCCAGGtgtaataaaatcatttaattgggtgaaactttttttctctctctctctgttgctttgtgattatttgtgtttttatttcatcccAAAAGGCCAAAATGTTCCAGACTACACCCTCGTGATAGCCCAATCACATTACACGAAAAACAAGAAGTCTAAATGATTTCTGTTCAGCCACATGCAGCCGCGCCTGATCAGGTCTCTACatgcctttttctttctgttctgttcgCAAGTGTGatctgacatttaaaagctTAAACTGGAGATGAATCATGAACATCCGCCGCCTGAACAGTGCTGCGCACAAGGTCAAAATCATAGTTGTCGATGCAGTTTGAGTCCATCTGTTCCCCGAGGAGAATATGTTCAGTCTGCGGAGTCAAAGAAGACCCTTAATTTCAATTATGCTGCTGTATGTTCAGGGTCTGAAGAGGCTTCATTACACATCATATCAGAGTGAAAAGgacggagagaaagagggatgCAGAGGACAGAAAGCCTCTGTTATTTCCTATGAATGTGAGAGACGTGATAATGAGGTCGGCCATggctgtaacaaaaaaaaaaaggagagtaGGAAGACAATGGATGGAAGGGTCTGATTTACAGAGAGCGAGGGGAGGCTGCTCTGACTAACAGGCTGTGAGTGGCCACTGAGGTAGTAAACAAACCTGCCTGTGGAGGTGCTCAGTAGGTGGCTGCTGTCTCCATGGTGACTGGCCCTCACACTCAGATGCTTCCCAGCACAATGAACCCGTTCTCTGgacgcgtgcacacacacacacacacacacacacacacacacacacacacacacacacacacacacacacacacacacacacacacacacacacactgcaaactaTTTCACAGCCTTGTAAGAAAACTATATTCTGGCCAGAAGTGTTCTGGCCAGAATATAGTTTTCTTATTCCATTTCCAAAATGCCACGTTTTCAAATCTTTCCATCTAACTTTCAACAAGGAAATGAACACGTGTGCATCCCAAAACGATTTAGAactttaatcatcatcatccacgCTCTCGTATTCGTGTTTTAAATATGAAGTTACAGTAAGCTCTGCCCTAAGGTTAAAGCAGCTCCAGCTACACATTTAAGCTTTAGCAAGAAAGCCAATAATATTTCTAAAACTATTGTTTCATCCCTATATAcactaaaatactttttaaatttagttttttttattgtagaaacTGGATCCACCAAAACTGTCTCTCTTCAAAGTTCAATTAGTAGCTGTACTTGTGCTTTTTATCATGTCAGATGATCTTTCTCAGCAGATAGGGTTTACCCCATGTCATGGAATTATAGTTTCCAAGTTAATACTTACAGATTGATGTTGTTAGACAACACTACATAAGAAGCTGGAACCAGGGGTTGGTTGGTTTAGCCCAGCACACACAATGGAAacataaaagcaacaaaatccACCTCCCTGCACCTCCAAAGCTCTCTTCAGTTAGTTTAGTTGCTAGGTGTGTTGGTTAACATTGTTTAATGTTAGTGTGTTGTTTGTATACCATCTGTCATGACACGTCCGACTTGCCTATCCTGCTTCTGACTGTACATAATTAAAGATATTAAAGGTGTTGTCTATGTATCTAAATTCACGCTCTATTGTAATCCTGTAGAAACAACCTCACCCTCGTCTTTACGGCTCCACAACAGATCCTAATATAGATTAAAGCACACGGAGTGACACATGTTCAGAAACGTCCTCACTTGGTTCATACCTTCCGTTGTCTAACTCTGGAGAAAAGCAGTCATTCAGTCACTTAGTTGTGAAGTGGAACCTCTGAGGCCACGTTGTTAGTTAGCAGCTGTGCCAGTGCACATGAGGAAGTCTTGTTCTTCCCACCTCCTACATTTCCTAACCCTCAGTACCCACATCCCCGCTTCTCTTAGTGAATTTTTCATGCAACAGAACAGTAATCTTTTGTGTCTGGAAAATACTTTAGTCATTTATTCAGAGCACTCATTATCAGATACAGCACTCACAGTCTGTATGCtggacagataaaaaaaaaaaaaactgttcagaTACAAGTCACCAGCTAGTTGCACAGCAAACATTcacataataaaattaatttaaaaataaatagataataaataatcatataGTCTCTTCCAGTGGTAGCTTCATTGTGTGAATCCAactcacttctgtctctgtattttatcatttatgcCTCTGTGGCTGCTACTCATACATTCTTGTATGTACAGTGCATGTGTCTCTTTCAGAGACAGACATCGTCTGCAGCTTTGTCTCTTCTCACATCTCCATCGTGTCCTTTAGCTTCCAGTTCAGATTCTAGCCTGTGTGAAACTTCTGGTTTCCAGAACAGCTCCACATCCCGGCACCAAGCTCCTTGCACTGAGGTATTTGTTCCATCTGAACCTTTCCAGTCTCCGCTGTGCGTCAGTACGAGTTTTGAGGAGTGATCGCATCACGTCTGCTCCTTCCAGGAAAGTAAAAGACCAAAGAAAGTCTATTAGCCTGTCTTGGCCTTTCTGCTGAGCTCCAAGTATGTGGAGGATTTGAGGAACCGAGGGTAGCAGTCTTTCTCCATTAGGGTGTATATTTTGGCTTGGGCCAGGTCAAAGCAGAGCTGGGAGGGCTGCTCCATGTTCTTCTTGGTGATTGCTTTAGTTTCATGGTCCAGATTTACCTGTAGGggaagaaataattaaattattatcaGTACTTTACTGCAAAGTAAGAGAAAAAGCACCTTTATAACTCTGAGTTATTTGATATTTACCTCTCGTGGTGCATCAGAGGCAATAAACTCGTTGAAGATTTTTTTAGCCTTGGCGCAAAGTTTGGAGGGTTTGGTTGCTCTGTAGTCCTCACAAGCCAAGTAGAAGGCGATATTTTCCTCGCTGAACTCTGACACCAGGAACGCTCTGAACAGGCACAATCCATCTGGAAACAAGAGGAAGAACAGACAGAGGGTTAACATCCGGCTCTCGTCTCGAAACTTTTGCACCACGTGTAATGTGGAGGACTGCTCTTACTTTGGCTGGACAGCAGATTCTCAAACGACTCGGTCCACTTCAGAGGCTCGTCCACATTtaagctgcagaaacagagaagcGTTAGGAGCAGCTCAAATGCAGCACCACGACCGGTTGTGATGTCACTGGCGTGCATGAGACGAGAATCTGAATGTGTCTTACCTCTGTTTATCACTTTTCTTTGACTGTCCAATGTGATCGGACTTCTGTAGTAAACTTCCAAACAAAGCTTTCAGCTCCTTTGCCCTGCAaagatgaaggaggagaaaatgttACAGAAAAGACAAGGCACTCTTACAATTTAGAGTCAGTCAAAACTATTTGGCATGTTCCAAAAGTGCAGGAAGAGTCacttttttctctatttattaAAAAGTCTCATTGGTCTCACCTCTCCAGACAGGTGATTGGCAGTGATTCAAGTCCTCTGCACATGGCGAGATGTTTTTCCTGCTCAATGTTGGATATTTCCAAAGATTTTGACAAGTGTGTCACACAGCTATCTTCCCTATTGTAAGTGTGTTGGCTCTCAGCTGGTCTGCCGTCTGTGTGGGAGAGTGACTTTTTATAGGGTAGGCCACACTGTGACATCATGCCTCTCAGCCAATGAAACGAGACGTGTGGGAGGACGAGGAGACTCCTTGACTCTAATTTTCCTCCAGACTACTTCCTCCCCATTGAACAATGTGTAATAGTTACAGTGGGTGAATTTGTTCACATTTCTTAAATGTCTTTGTCCTCATTCAGGATGTGGGCatctgggtttgtgtgtgtgtgtgtgtgtgtgtgtgtgtgatgtttctttacatttagACACTTGCGAGCAGAACTAGAAATCCTCACAAGGACAGAAAATCCCCTAAAGTGAGGACTTGTTGACAGTTCCTACCTTTGATAGAAGTGAAGTGTCAAGACTCAGGTCATCGATCCCACATATCAAAATGACTAAAGGGGTTGTAAATTCCAAAATGACCCATTGCCAAGTGCTTTGACTGAACTGGACCATAATCCTTTCCTTTAcataaacacaatgtaaaaataccGGTGACGGCTCCAAAACAGCAGCTTGGTCAAACAGCTTAATGAAACAGCTTCGGTTTAATTAGGCAGCAGTATATGAAATGAAATTGCTTGTGATAGTGAacatatgtgtatgtacaaCACTTGcataaacacattacattatttacttGCTATCTCTGCACACCAGCAGCATTTTTTGACAGGCAACAAAAACTATTTGGTTGAAAAGATTGTTCTCATGGCTGAAAGACACCTGAATGGAAAATGTGATGTCACATTTTCCATagataaatggaaataaagatTTACTAATATACAATCTGATGTCATTTGCAGAGTTGGTCACCTCCCACACAGTATAGATATTTTAAGTGTTAACATCAACGCATttagtcattattattaaccGATGTAGAtgaattagaaaataaaaaaacatgtggaCAGAAAAGATTTCACAAACTTCAATACAAGAAACCGGATTAAAACCGAAAATCACAACCAAACGAATAaaaaactcaacacacacatcatatgAAAATCAAgattaaaaatagaacaaaatgaATCATAGCAGGAACTTATTAAATTGCACACTTTGCACAAAAAcccaacatttatttctgtccgTGTCTAGTTCCTCAGTGGAGAGAGTGATTTCATGAAGCCTCTTAAGAACAGCTTCCTCAAACTCTGTCTGGACAATATTTCCTGCACCTTTTTCTAACCCAGCATTGAACATTAAAAGATAATTGAGCCTTTAAATAGCCTCGGGGTGGAGAAGACTATTGTTTCCAGAATCACACCGTCTATATTTAGTCTGGACCGAGAGCCAGCTAACAGTAAACCCCCGCTAATGAGTTATTTCTCGCTAAGTTTACAGGAAAACTCACAGGAAAGGCCACAGTCAGGCAGTGGGACGAAACGAGTGCTCATTGAAACTGTCTCAACCTGCTTCCTCTGCCCGCAACCCTAAACAATACTTTCCCTCTAACTCACAGCATTTCATACTAAACTAATGAGCTGCTGCCCTGCTTCttccactgaaacacacaacagggAGGAAAGAACTTCCTGCAAGGAAGGAGGCAGCATTCACTGCTCCCGGAGAGTGGTATGTTGGAGAAGTGAGACACAGTTTATTTGGTAATGTAGGGACCCCTGACCGTAACCCTAAGTCCTGGatgcaacacaacacacacctgaTCAGAGCACCATGATAGTTCATGATGAGAGACTGACTGAAAATTTGAATTTTCAAATGATAGTGAGTAAATCAACAGAAAAATGTTGATACTGACACACAGTTGTCTTGTTTCATGTTCTGCATTGTGACAATTTGCAgtttcttttctattttgtgattttaaactgAACATCTTTGAGCCACTTGCCACCATGAGCCTTAGAAAATAATGACAGagtataatttacattatattctGATATATGCTCCACAGTTAATAATTGTTAGTTACGACATGCAAATTGATGATGATGTAAACAACGACTTAAaacctttcatttcatttgatgaACGTGATAAAAACCGTTTTAAATCTAACTTTTCTATGTTTCATCAGCATAAACCAAAATGACTCTTCTAAAGGCTGAAACTCTAAAGAACAGAAGCCTGAGCTCAGACAACCTTTTTATCAGCTAGTCGAACCGTCCTTCTTGAAGACACTGACAGCTGTTCTTTCCGTTTACAGATGCAGTGTATGGTCATCGCATATACTGGACAACATTGGTAGAATGAATACTTTACAATATTGCTGAAATAAAATGACTATATTTGCTGCTTTCATGTTCACATCTCATAAAACTGCTAATATTCTGCTGCTGACATACTTTATTTGAGAACCTCACCTACTAACCCTGAAACTTGTAATGTTGTTCTTTAATGTCACAAACACTGATATAATTGAAGTTACATCATTTTAGGGTTTGTGTTATCTAACTGCAGAATAACATCCTAATGTGTACTCCCACCTTTTTGTGTCCACTGACACAGATACTCTGAAAGCCTGATCAGCTTTTCACTGCatccattttgtgtgtgtgttgtcgtTATTGATTTGGTTGCAATCTAGGTTACTCcaatattatttaaaagtatTCTT
The window above is part of the Anabas testudineus chromosome 17, fAnaTes1.2, whole genome shotgun sequence genome. Proteins encoded here:
- the rgs5b gene encoding regulator of G-protein signaling 5b, which gives rise to MCRGLESLPITCLERAKELKALFGSLLQKSDHIGQSKKSDKQSLNVDEPLKWTESFENLLSSQNGLCLFRAFLVSEFSEENIAFYLACEDYRATKPSKLCAKAKKIFNEFIASDAPREVNLDHETKAITKKNMEQPSQLCFDLAQAKIYTLMEKDCYPRFLKSSTYLELSRKAKTG